A window from Leptospira meyeri encodes these proteins:
- a CDS encoding guanylate kinase, translating to MNVRPNLYIISSVAGGGKSTIIAALLKEFPDFYFSVSCTTREPRPGDVEGKTYYFLSTEEFRKRIAEGQFYEWAEVHGNYYGTPKGPIIEAIRDHRVALLDLDVQGAKSVKDLRPESVTIFIEPPSREIWIERLIRRGTDSQTSIERRIENGIRELDEAPNFDYVVVNDQLEDAIRDVKSILFGTKK from the coding sequence TTGAACGTTCGTCCTAATTTGTACATCATCTCTTCCGTGGCAGGAGGTGGAAAGTCGACTATCATCGCTGCTCTCCTCAAAGAATTTCCTGATTTTTATTTTTCCGTTTCTTGTACCACTAGGGAACCAAGACCGGGAGATGTGGAAGGTAAAACATATTATTTTTTATCTACCGAAGAATTTCGAAAACGAATTGCAGAAGGGCAATTTTATGAATGGGCGGAAGTACATGGAAATTATTATGGTACGCCAAAGGGTCCGATTATAGAGGCCATCCGTGACCACCGTGTTGCACTTTTGGATTTGGATGTGCAAGGTGCCAAGTCAGTGAAAGACCTCCGCCCCGAATCTGTTACAATCTTTATTGAACCTCCGAGTCGAGAGATTTGGATTGAGCGATTGATTCGTAGAGGAACCGATTCCCAAACGAGTATTGAACGACGGATTGAAAATGGGATTCGGGAATTAGACGAGGCACCAAACTTTGATTATGTGGTTGTGAACGATCAATTGGAAGACGCCATTCGAGATGTCAAATCCATCTTGTTTGGAACCAAAAAATAA
- a CDS encoding DUF370 domain-containing protein, with translation MSSFPILNVGFSNVVFVSKILTILQADSAGAKRLRSEAKSESRLIDATSGRKTRSVLVLDSGHILLSAIRPESLSKRLESGDNHIGEGEEDQED, from the coding sequence ATGTCTTCGTTTCCGATACTCAATGTTGGTTTTTCTAATGTAGTATTTGTATCGAAAATTCTTACGATCCTTCAGGCTGATTCTGCTGGAGCCAAAAGACTTCGTTCTGAGGCCAAATCAGAGAGTCGTTTGATTGATGCCACTAGTGGACGTAAGACAAGGTCTGTCCTCGTTTTGGATTCTGGCCATATCCTTCTCTCAGCCATTCGCCCAGAAAGTTTGTCCAAAAGACTAGAATCTGGGGACAACCACATTGGTGAGGGAGAGGAGGACCAAGAAGATTGA